In Eubalaena glacialis isolate mEubGla1 chromosome 3, mEubGla1.1.hap2.+ XY, whole genome shotgun sequence, the following are encoded in one genomic region:
- the MED8 gene encoding mediator of RNA polymerase II transcription subunit 8 isoform X2 has protein sequence MQREEKQLEASLDALLSQVADLKNSLGSFIYKLENEYDRLTWPSVLDSFALLSGQLNTLNKVLKHEKTPLFRNQVIIPLVLSPDRDEDLMRQTEGRVPVFSHEVVPDHLRTKPDPEVEEQEKQLTTDAARIGADAAQKQIQSLNKMCSNLLEKISKEEREAESGGLRPNKQTFNPADTNALVAAVAFGKGLSNWRPSGSSGPGQPGQPGAGTILAGASGLQQVQMAGAPSQQQPMLSGVQMAQAGQPGKMPSGIKTNIKSASMHPYQR, from the exons ATGCAG AGGGAGGAGAAGCAGCTTGAGGCATCATTAGATGCACTGCTGAGTCAAGTGGCTGATCTGAAGAACTCACTGGGGAGTTTCATTTACAAGTTGGAGAATGAGTATGACCGGCTGACCTG GCCATCTGTCCTGGACAGCTTTGCCTTGCTCTCTGGACAGTTGAACACTCTGAACAAGGTCTTGAAGCATGAAAAGACACCACTGTTCCGTAACCAGGTCATCATCCCTCTGGTGTTGTCCCCAGACCGAGATGAAGATCTCATG AGGCAGACTGAAGGACGGGTACCTGTTTTCAGCCATGAGGTGGTCCCTGACCATCTGAGAACCAAGCCTGACCCTGAGGTAGAAGAGCAAGAGAAGCAGCTGACAACGGATGCTGCCCGCATTGGTGCTGATGCAGCTCAG AAGCAGATCCAGAGCTTGAATAAAATGTGCTCAAACCTTCTGGAGAAAATCAGCAAAGAGGAACGAGAAGCGGAGAGTGGAG GTCTCCGGCCGAACAAGCAGACCTTTAACCCAGCAGACACCAATGCGTTAGTGGCAGCTGTTGCCTTTGGGAAGGGGCTGTCTAATTGGAGGCCTTCAGGCAGCAGTGGTCCTGGCCAGCCAGGCCAGCCAGGAGCTGGGACAATCCTCGCAGGAGCCTCAGGATTACAGCAGGTGCAGATGGCAGGAGCTCCAAGTCAGCAGCAGCCAATGCTCAGTGGGGTGCAGATGGCCCAAGCAGGTCAACCAG GGAAAATGCCAAGTGGAATAAAAACCAACATCAAGTCGGCTTCCATGCATCCCTACCAGCGGTGA
- the MED8 gene encoding mediator of RNA polymerase II transcription subunit 8 isoform X1 encodes MQREEKQLEASLDALLSQVADLKNSLGSFIYKLENEYDRLTWPSVLDSFALLSGQLNTLNKVLKHEKTPLFRNQVIIPLVLSPDRDEDLMRQTEGRVPVFSHEVVPDHLRTKPDPEVEEQEKQLTTDAARIGADAAQKQIQSLNKMCSNLLEKISKEEREAESGGLRPNKQTFNPADTNALVAAVAFGKGLSNWRPSGSSGPGQPGQPGAGTILAGASGLQQVQMAGAPSQQQPMLSGVQMAQAGQPGKMPSGIKTNIKSASMHPYQRPSCPDSILAISPSCR; translated from the exons ATGCAG AGGGAGGAGAAGCAGCTTGAGGCATCATTAGATGCACTGCTGAGTCAAGTGGCTGATCTGAAGAACTCACTGGGGAGTTTCATTTACAAGTTGGAGAATGAGTATGACCGGCTGACCTG GCCATCTGTCCTGGACAGCTTTGCCTTGCTCTCTGGACAGTTGAACACTCTGAACAAGGTCTTGAAGCATGAAAAGACACCACTGTTCCGTAACCAGGTCATCATCCCTCTGGTGTTGTCCCCAGACCGAGATGAAGATCTCATG AGGCAGACTGAAGGACGGGTACCTGTTTTCAGCCATGAGGTGGTCCCTGACCATCTGAGAACCAAGCCTGACCCTGAGGTAGAAGAGCAAGAGAAGCAGCTGACAACGGATGCTGCCCGCATTGGTGCTGATGCAGCTCAG AAGCAGATCCAGAGCTTGAATAAAATGTGCTCAAACCTTCTGGAGAAAATCAGCAAAGAGGAACGAGAAGCGGAGAGTGGAG GTCTCCGGCCGAACAAGCAGACCTTTAACCCAGCAGACACCAATGCGTTAGTGGCAGCTGTTGCCTTTGGGAAGGGGCTGTCTAATTGGAGGCCTTCAGGCAGCAGTGGTCCTGGCCAGCCAGGCCAGCCAGGAGCTGGGACAATCCTCGCAGGAGCCTCAGGATTACAGCAGGTGCAGATGGCAGGAGCTCCAAGTCAGCAGCAGCCAATGCTCAGTGGGGTGCAGATGGCCCAAGCAGGTCAACCAG GGAAAATGCCAAGTGGAATAAAAACCAACATCAAGTCGGCTTCCATGCATCCCTACCAGCG GCCTTCCTGCCCAGATTCCATCCTGGCCATCTCTCCAAGCTGCAGGTGA